A region of Leisingera thetidis DNA encodes the following proteins:
- a CDS encoding alpha/beta fold hydrolase, with amino-acid sequence MTQQVNLPHATAVVNGVRLHYVIAGSGDPLVFLHGWPQSWREWRHLIPELASRFTVIAPDMWGFGDSDKPASGYDKRTVAPDIRELVHCLGFREIHLAGHDIGMRVAYEYAAAFPAEVRRPAVLEAGLPGLGLEAYQDTAKYPHLWHFGFFNAPGAAETLIAGREKQFLSHFIRHLAYDPYAVTGDDLDEYADRMSAPGALRASFEHYRAFPADALNNQENARNKLPLPVLGIGGDHSLGEHVGKFMEPLAGQVATAVVERSGHWIPEEQPAQLACQLTGFFTQP; translated from the coding sequence ATGACACAGCAAGTCAACCTGCCGCACGCAACGGCCGTGGTGAACGGCGTGCGCCTGCATTACGTGATTGCAGGATCGGGAGATCCGCTGGTCTTTCTGCACGGATGGCCGCAAAGCTGGCGCGAATGGCGCCATCTGATCCCGGAACTCGCGTCGCGGTTTACCGTGATTGCTCCGGACATGTGGGGCTTTGGCGACTCGGACAAACCCGCAAGCGGGTATGACAAACGCACCGTTGCACCGGATATCCGCGAACTGGTGCATTGCCTCGGCTTCCGCGAAATCCACCTGGCGGGACATGATATCGGCATGAGGGTTGCCTACGAATACGCTGCCGCTTTCCCGGCCGAAGTCCGGCGGCCTGCCGTTTTGGAAGCAGGTCTTCCCGGATTGGGGCTGGAAGCCTACCAGGACACTGCAAAGTACCCGCACCTCTGGCATTTCGGCTTCTTCAATGCCCCCGGCGCCGCGGAAACGCTCATCGCCGGGCGGGAGAAACAGTTTCTGTCGCACTTCATCAGGCATCTTGCCTATGACCCATACGCCGTCACTGGCGATGACCTCGATGAATACGCGGACCGGATGAGCGCGCCCGGCGCTTTGCGGGCCAGTTTTGAGCACTACCGGGCCTTTCCGGCCGATGCCCTCAACAATCAGGAAAACGCCCGGAACAAGCTGCCCTTGCCGGTGCTGGGCATAGGGGGCGATCACAGCCTGGGCGAGCACGTCGGCAAGTTCATGGAGCCTTTGGCCGGCCAGGTAGCGACCGCCGTCGTGGAACGCAGCGGTCACTGGATACCCGAAGAGCAACCGGCGCAGCTGGCCTGCCAGCTGACCGGTTTCTTCACACAGCCATGA
- a CDS encoding cupin domain-containing protein: MTALIRKPGDGRMTGVAGDIYTIKISGAETGGSFALLEAIVPPGGGPPPHRHSREDETFYILDGELEIVAGGETSAAGAGTVILLPKGSVHQFKNTGTTAARMLILAAPAGLEEFFAEVSQEPGTFSADNPPAIDPSQIGKMLELAPKYGMEIIPPDH; encoded by the coding sequence ATGACTGCACTCATTCGCAAACCCGGCGACGGCAGAATGACCGGCGTGGCCGGCGACATCTACACGATAAAGATCAGCGGAGCGGAAACCGGCGGGTCTTTTGCCCTTCTAGAAGCCATTGTGCCGCCAGGAGGCGGACCGCCACCGCACCGGCATTCCCGCGAGGATGAAACTTTCTACATTCTCGACGGCGAGCTGGAGATTGTGGCTGGCGGAGAGACGTCTGCCGCAGGTGCGGGGACGGTGATCCTGCTGCCAAAAGGATCGGTCCACCAGTTCAAGAACACCGGAACAACGGCTGCGCGCATGCTGATCCTTGCCGCGCCCGCGGGGCTGGAGGAGTTCTTCGCTGAAGTCAGCCAGGAACCTGGCACCTTCTCAGCAGACAATCCGCCAGCCATCGATCCGTCGCAGATCGGGAAAATGCTGGAACTTGCCCCCAAATACGGCATGGAGATCATTCCGCCGGATCATTGA